The following coding sequences lie in one Aspergillus puulaauensis MK2 DNA, chromosome 3, nearly complete sequence genomic window:
- a CDS encoding multidomain presynaptic cytomatrix related protein (COG:S;~EggNog:ENOG410PND5;~InterPro:IPR039362,IPR039113,IPR040666;~PFAM:PF18388;~antiSMASH:Cluster_3.8;~go_process: GO:0000045 - autophagosome assembly [Evidence IEA]), translating to MPSPTQPGSTKFTVLIRLPFPRGDFVDPPPVDWNAAKDQALWDILSRPSKGNDIDWKELAESFDVTLQFLLQQAAWLYDRQLSQVRAQMRKVGNTHSNTASPTPGSIYASTALGQPAKPGQGSNSRAPSRLASQPKENPPTRAPLPRRTSSGNTIQQIKGDRETSHPGTPTTESKEPRWESHGRRPSTSRREQAHVHASVPKSPTLEEEDFASSSSESDSENENYTSAGRRGIGIKRFGHFSTHRPGLRDDDEDDDDESPAFLPISRGHESISHRASGHDLSTTLRMEQEGISAQQGRRAEPPQNLGKSTTTESSGSSISSGVPVTHSHNQRRNQINHPSPRRTADLARMSPRRSTASGRDISDGTPSMGSSFSDLDGDTSVTQSMLEEALMSNMQHGGMASRMSTISQALRSRYLP from the exons ATGCCGtctccaacccaacccggGAGCACTAAGTTCACGGTTCTGATCCGTTTACCTTTCCCCAGAGGCGACTTTGTGGATCCTCCACCA GTGGACTGGAATGCAGCCAAAGACCAAGCACTATGGGACATTCTCTCCCGTCCGTCAAAGGGAAATGATATAGACT GGAAAGAACT TGCCGAGAGCTTCGATGTGACGCTCcagtttctcctccagcaggcaGCCTGGTTGTATGATCGCCAGCTATCGCAGGTTCGCGCGCAAATGCGCAAAGTCGGCAACACTCATTCAAATACTGCCTCACCAACCCCCGGCTCGATTTATGCCAGCACGGCCTTAGGCCAACCAGCCAAGCCTGGCCAGGGCAGCA ATTCGCGGGCTCCGTCCCGGTTGGCATCACAACCAAAGGAGAACCCACCGACACGAG CACCGCTTCCAAGGCGCACTAGCTCTGGAAACACTATACAGCAGATTAAGGGCGACCGAGAGACATCACATCCCGGAACTCCAACCACAGAGTCTAAGGAACCAAGGTGGGAAAGCCATGGTCGTCGACCTTCAACAAGCCGACGCGAGCAAGCGCATGTCCATGCCTCTGTTCCGAAATCTCCTACacttgaagaggaagatttTGCGTCAAGCTCATCCGAGTCCGATTCGGAAAATGAAAACTACACCTCAGCAGGTCGAAGAGGCATTGGGATTAAAAGATTTGGACATTTCTCTACGCATCGGCCAGGCCTACgagacgacgatgaggatgacgacgatgaatcACCGGCCTTCCTCCCTATTTCACGCGGTCATGAATCTATATCCCACAGGGCATCTGGCCATGACCTTAGTACAACGTTAAGAATGGAGCAAGAGGGTATCTCTGCGCAACAAGGACGAAGGGCCGAACCGCCTCAAAACTTAGGGAAATCAACCACTACAGAATCTTCCGGGAGCTCAATAAGCTCCGGTGTACCGGTAACTCATTCACACAACCAGCGACGTAATCAAATCAATCATCCCAGCCCTCGACGGACCGCTGATCTCGCGCGCATGAGCCCTCGGCGGTCTACAGCTTCCGGAAGGGATATTAGCGATGGGACACCCAGTATGGGAAGCAGTTTCAGTGATCTGGATG GGGATACGAGTGTGACTCAGTCAATGCTTGAGGAAGCTCTTATGAGCAATATGCAACATGGCGGAATGGCGAGTCGGATGAGTACAATCAGCCAAGCGCTGCGCAGTCGGTATCTTCCTTGA
- a CDS encoding SD08430p (BUSCO:EOG092624UF;~COG:P;~EggNog:ENOG410PH6F;~InterPro:IPR004752,IPR024371,IPR036259;~TransMembrane:12 (i92-114o120-138i159-179o199-224i236-255o275-296i317-338o358-377i389-414o420-446i458-477o536-555i);~go_component: GO:0016020 - membrane [Evidence IEA];~go_component: GO:0016021 - integral component of membrane [Evidence IEA];~go_function: GO:0008521 - acetyl-CoA transmembrane transporter activity [Evidence IEA]), which translates to MKRKTNNLSKRRSKPTLKVTTGSNGHTHDEMNSNIEMRKRDTSAESSPSAQANRFMSRTSFSLDHDPPITPQTPKMTTTSFSDLPPTDKKNFLVLCLLYFLQGVPMGLATGSVPFLLKPYLSYGQIGVFSLASYPYSLKLLWSPIVDAVWSRRFGRRKSWITPIQVIAGLAMIYLGKHIEDMMKQAGANGGAGVWKFTYWWFLLVFFCATQDIAVDGWAITLMSTPNISYASTAQTVGLTAGHFLSYTVFLAFSSKDFANRWFRSTPAEGGLLSLGTYLTIWGWVYLIVTTGLAVMKKEDHVSERDSISAVYRSMWSVLKLKNVQAIILVHLIAKIGFQANDGVTSLKLLDKGFGQDNMALVVLIDFPFEIGLGYYAGKWSTEYTPMRLWCWAFVGRLAAAVLAQFTVMIYPAAAEVPTWYIFTVIVEHVASTFMSTVMFVAVSAFHARVSDPAIGGTYMTLLATVSNLGGTFPRYFVLKLVDMFTQATCVPPSQTPAPDSLKGDLITSPFSCALEPEKNRCVAGGGTCDVTRDGYYLTNIFCVLVGTVTFIMFIKPAVLKLQGLPLRAWRLTSGNSRN; encoded by the exons ATGAAGCGCAAAACCAATAACCTTTCCAAACGTCGGTCAAAGCCGACGCTCAAAGTCACGACCGGCTCGAACGGTCACACCCATGACGAAATGAATTCCAACATCGAAATGCGCAAGCGGGATACTTCCGCCGAATCCTCCCCATCCGCGCAAGCAAACCGTTTCATGTCCAGaaccagcttctcccttGACCATGATCCGCCTATAACGCCCCAGACACCTAAGATGACAACTACAAGCTTCAGCGATCTTCCTCCAACTGACAAGAAAAACTTTTTGGTGCTATGTCTTCTATACTTCCTTCAGGGAGTTCCCATGGGGTTGGCCACAGGATCGGTCCCGTTTTTGCTAAAGCCGTACCTCTCCTACGGACAGATCGGTGTCTTTTCGCTAGCGTCCTATCCGTACTCGCTCAAGTTACTTTGGAGTCCCATTGTGGACGCTGTATGGAGTCGCCGGTTCGGCCGCCGGAAGAGTTGGATCACGCCTATCCAGGTCATTGCTGGGCTGGCTATGATTTACCTCGGAAAACATATTGAAGACATGATGAAACAGGCCGGCGCGAACGGCGGAGCTGGTGTATGGAAGTTTACATACTGGTGGTTCCTACTGGTGTTTTTTTGTGCAACCCAAGACATTGCCGTGGATGGGTGGGCGATTACTCTGATGTCGACGCCGAACATTTCCTACGCTTCCACTGCCCAGACTGTCGGCTTGACCGCGGGTCATTTCCTGTCGTACACCGTTTTCCTCGCCTTCAGCTCGAAAGACTTCGCAAACCGTTGGTTCCGATCAACTCCAGCTGAAGGTGGCCTTCTGTCGCTTGGTACCTACCTTACAATTTGGGGGTGGGTGTATCTCATCGTGACCACCGGTCTTGCCGTtatgaagaaagaagaccATGTTTCCGAGCGCGACAGTATCTCGGCTGTTTACCGCAGCATGTGGAGTGTTCTGAAGCTCAAGAACGTCCAGGCCATTATCTTGGTGCATTTGATTGCCAAAATTGGCTTCCAGGCCAACGATGGGGTTACCAGCCTGAAGCTTCTAGATAAGGGTTTCGGTCAGGACAACATGGCTCTAGTGGTTCTTATCGATTTCCCCTTTGAAATAGGACTAGGCTACTACGCTGGTAAATGGTCGACGGAATACACTCCCATGCGGCTCTGGTGCTGGGCCTTCGTCGGACGACTCGCTGCAGCTGTTTTAGCCCAGTTTACCGTCATGATCTACCCGGCAGCTGCTGAAGTTCCAACTTGGTACATATTCACAGTCATTGTCGAGCATGTCGCCTCGACATTCATGAGCACAGTCATGTTTGTGGCCGTATCCGCTTTCCACGCTCGCGTCTCCGACCCCGCCATTGGGGGTACCTATATGACGCTACTAGCAAC GGTTTCAAACCTAGGCGGTACATTCCCCCGCTACTTCGTCCTCAAACTTGTCGACATGTTCACCCAGGCCACCTGCGTTCCACCAAGTCAAACCCCTGCGCCAGACTCCCTGAAGGGTGATTTAATCACATCTCCTTTCTCATGCGCTCTTGAGCCTGAGAAGAACCGCTGTGTTGCCGGTGGAGGCACATGCGATGTAACTCGAGACGGCTACTATTTGACGAACATCTTTTGTGTGCTGGTTGGAACCGTCACGTTTATCATGTTCATCAAACCCGCTGTTCTGAAGTTGCAGGGTCTACCATTGCGGGCCTGGAGGTTGACGTCTGGAAATTCCAGAAATTAA
- a CDS encoding uncharacterized protein (COG:C;~EggNog:ENOG410PJ9A;~InterPro:IPR023210,IPR036812;~PFAM:PF00248;~SMCOG1039:aldo/keto reductase family oxidoreductase;~antiSMASH:Cluster_3.8) has translation MSFWTFAPKPKTPLGYHRVLSPTAGVKVSPLCLGGMNFGEGWEHFMGTCSKDDAFALMDAFYDMGGNFIDTANNYQEGDSERWIGEWMQSRGNRDQMVIATKYTTGFRDAHHETEHIQSNFVGNSVKSLQISVKYSLAHLRTDYIDLLYVHWWDLTTGVEEVMHGLNTLVTSGKVLYLGVSDTPAWIVVKANEYARANGLRPFSVYQGLWNPLCRDMESEIIPMCRDQGMGIVPWGSLAQGKLKAAAARGLTGGGRSDQDMTEDEIRVSDVLDEVAKSKNTILPAVAIAYLLHKTPYVFPVVGQRQIEHLKANVDALGIELSKEDMDKIDTAVPFNPGFPINFIFHGKYDLTLTAADVPLTRKAGHIDAPPYQGIVTSRR, from the exons ATGTCTTTCTGGACTTTTGCACCTAAGCCCAAGACCCCTTTGGGGTATCACCGGGTTCTTTCCCCGACTGCAGGTGTCAAGGTATCACCTTTATGCTTGGGAGGAATGAACTTTGGCGAAGGCTG GGAGCATTTCATGGGAACTTGCAGTAAGGACGACGCCTTTGCGTTGATGGACGCGTTTTACGACATGGGAGGCAATTTCATCGATAC TGCCAACAATTACCAGGAAGGTGACTCTGAGAGGTGGATCGGAGAATGGATGCAAAGTCGCGGAAATCGTGATCAGATGGT AATCGCAACCAAATATACTACTGGTTTCCGCGACGCTCATCATGAAACCGAGCACATTCAGTCGAACTTCGTCGGAAACTCGGTGAAATCACTCCAGATCTCTGTCAAATATAGTTTGGCCCACCTACGTACTGATTACATCGATCTGCTCTACGTGCACTGGTGGGACCTCACAACCGGGGTGGAAGAGGTAATGCACGGCTTGAACACGCTGGTCACCTCGGGCAAGGTCCTGTATCTGGGTGTTTCTGACACCCCAGCCTGGATAGTTGTCAAGGCCAATGAGTATGCTCGTGCTAATGGCCTGCGACCTTTCTCCGTCTACCAGGGCCTGTGGAACCCACTATGTCGCGACATGGAGAGTGAAATCATCCCTATGTGCCGAGACCAGGGTATGGGCATTGTCCCGTGGGGCTCACTCGCTCAGGGAAAGCTCAAGGCTGCAGCAGCTAGAGGGCTTACTGGGGGCGGCCGGTCCGATCAGGACATGACAGAGGACGAAATCCGCGTATCGGATGTTCTGGATGAGGTTGCAAAGAGCAAAAACACAATACTTCCAGCCGTG GCAATTGCGTATCTACTACACAAAACACCGTATGTCTTCCCGGTCGTCGGACAGAGGCAAATAGAACATCTGAAGGCCAACGTTGACGCTCTCGGAATTGAATTATCCAAGGAGGACATGGATAAAATCGACACGGCCGTACCGTTTAATCCCGGGTTCCCAATAAACTTCATTTTCCATGGCAAATACGATTTGACTCTCACTGCTGCTGATGTCCCATTGACTCGGAAGGCTGGTCATATTGATGCACCCCCGTATCAGGGAATTGTCACTTCTAGGAGATAG
- a CDS encoding uncharacterized protein (COG:S;~EggNog:ENOG410PXPK;~antiSMASH:Cluster_3.8): MASTKSVGIDEDQYRKEVLLLSSEEDEIAQQQQLTEEAKQLGLKVPEIEIVASLAASIASGMVDLSSPILSSSSSTDRNSICETTHTHDSPRLDQLASSLSDYTISSNLARGGSTRSITSTLSTRPTSFSSSEGRLAQGGEKSSTRPSRHRSSFLSVISGSDKNERERKRSSIKSAIGKIPFRKRRTPSTVLLPPAAQITVTKGEGGVEKLYVESKPNDTHQPTSVPPEDEEEALKLEVPAFDNESLLRSLGNAELKQMRDAQTSEKNLHISFQNNLISELRRAQQAKLDDKLAQNRKMEDEKREKNITDAGRMEERQLIIEMEQIREFERAKTNSRTRIKYMEGYLSNSSPPDSRSPSHSGTDLTTPSRSFTQRHKAQLAQEHHDYDSMSQLHTSKIKVLRDRQEIRLREAIARMDRGLEAMIDEHSAEFSGLQKEHEQEETMILQALNVKKTKLRHRWVLEEAILRKKLENKDGNLYGPLPPLSFSDSQSETRDSAICVSDPDGEAEVKRQKDA; the protein is encoded by the exons ATGGCGTCGACCAAGTCCGTTGGTATTGACGAGGATCAGTATCGCAAGGAGGttctcttgctttcttctgaagaggacgaaatcgcgcagcaacaacagttGACGGAGGAAGCAAAACAACTAGGGCTCAAGGTCCCTGAGATCGAGATTGTGGCGTCACTGGCTGCCTCGATTGCTTCTGGAATGGTCGATCTTTCCTCCCCGATTctctcttccagttcctcgaccGATCGCAACTCGATATGCGAAACTACACACACTCACGACTCTCCGCGGCTCGACCAACTGGCCTCGTCTCTCTCGGATTATACCATCTCATCAAACCTAGCTAGAGGCGGAAGCACTCGCTCCATTACTTCGACTCTGTCGACCCGCCCAACCTCTTTTAGCTCGAGTGAGGGCAGGCTAGCTCAGGGAGGCGAAAAGTCTTCAACCAGGCCATCCCGACACAGAAGCTCGTTCCTAAGTGTGATATCTGGTAGCGACAAGAAtgaaagggaaaggaaacgaTCAAGTATCAAATCTGCAATCGGGAAAATACCCTTTCGGAAACGGAGAACACCCTCAACAGTGCTCTTACCGCCCGCTGCACAAATCACCGTTACAaaaggagaagggggagTCGAGAAGCTCTACGTGGAGTCAAAACCGAACGATACACACCAGCCTACAAGTGTTCCTccggaagacgaagaggaagcccTGAAGCTCGAGGTCCCAGCGTTTGACAATGAATCTCTACTAAGAAGTCTCGGAAATGCCGAGTTAAAGCAGATGCGTGATGCGCAAACATCAGAAAAGAACCTGCACATCTCCTTCCAAAACAATCTGATTAGTGAGCTGCGGCGTGCACAGCAAGCGAAGCTTGATGATAAATTGGCGCAAAACCGGAAAATGGAAGATGAGAAGCGCGAAAAG AATATAACAGACGCTGGTAGAATGGAAGAACGACAACTAATTATTGAGATGGAACAAATACGAGAATTTGAAAGGGCGAAAACCAACTCCCGAACACGTATCAAATATATGGAAGGTTATCTTAGCAACTCAAGCCCTCCGGACTCGCGGTCTCCGTCTCATTCGGGCACTGACCTGACAACGCCTAGTCGCAGTTTTACGCAGCGGCATAAGGCGCAGCTAGCCCAGGAGCATCACGACTACGATTCTATGAGCCAACTTCACACTTCCAAAATCAAGGTTTTAAGAGATCGGCAAGAGATTCGTCTGCGGGAAGCCATTGCTCGAATGGACCGGGGACTCGAAGCTATGATAGATGAACATTCAGCCGAGTTCTCTGGCCTTCAAAAGGAGCACGAACAGGAGGAAACAATGATACTCCAGGCACTAAACGTTAAGAAAACAAAATTACGCCACCGATGGGTTCTAGAAGAGGCTATACTGCGGAAGAAGCTCGAAAATAAGGACGGAAACCTATACGGACCTCTGCCGCCACTATCCTTCTCAGACTCGCAGTCTGAAACCCGCGACTCGGCTATTTGCGTGTCAGATCCTGACGGTGAAGCAGAAGTCAAACGCCAGAAGGACGCATGA
- a CDS encoding uncharacterized protein (COG:S;~EggNog:ENOG410PNBY;~InterPro:IPR018464;~PFAM:PF09496;~antiSMASH:Cluster_3.8;~go_component: GO:0000776 - kinetochore [Evidence IEA];~go_process: GO:0034508 - centromere complex assembly [Evidence IEA]), whose protein sequence is MDLNDPTTQLEEELDSEISSIRREIRKLQRRRRFLASSILSSEPLQKYIKTRNTPAPAISSLNEDISPLVRAAGSHTQLNHHRIAFSTTTFPFKDPSPTTDADGEDSKNLLGVRIDVCVRNGRFTKPYYILLRKTRAEPEKEGQSTIRLRIHRHTIPAFIPVERLERIFLPNPPRVLGDADGNGSSENGGVEPQLKKKPNTPVPKQNLPGLTREIRRQLVSWHTRLDAVHYLREQIGIVRRDADAYTDDGDDGPWDRDLLNDVGFDSGDGDTRLRKNEFGIASFSPTALEAAYIRIEWEDGRVGRFKISNSGLVERAVVIGDGGRDKALEATLTRGDRKVLTVLDRLRKHTPLRRGSDTASISE, encoded by the exons ATGGATCTCAACGACCCAACAACGCAATtagaggaggagcttgactCCGAAATATCTTCAATTCGCCGCGAAA TCCGCAAGCTCCAGAGACGCCGCCGATTCCTTGCCTCGAGTATCCTCTCCTCGGAACCACTCCAGAAATACATAAAGACCAGAAATACCCCTGCACCTGCCATATCCAGCTTGAACGAAGACATATCCCCGCTTGTCCGCGCAGCAGGCTCACACACCCAATTGaaccaccaccgcatcgctttctcaacaaccaccttcCCATTTAAAGATCCATCGCCGACAACCGACGCCGATGGTGAGGATTCAAAGAATCTACTCGGTGTGCGAATTGACGTCTGCGTCCGGAACGGCCGCTTCACGAAACCATACTATATCCTTCTGCGCAAGACGCGCGCAGAGCCAGAGAAGGAGGGCCAGAGTACAATAAGGCTTAGAATCCACCGGCATACAATACCCGCATTTATACCAGTCGAACGGTTAGAACGTATATTTCTACCTAATCCGCCCCGAGTGCTTGGTGATGCCGACGGCAACGGTAGCAGTGAGAACGGTGGCGTCGAGCCGCAGCTGAAGAAAAAGCCGAACACCCCCGTGCCGAAACAGAATCTGCCGGGACTTACCCGCGAAATCAGGCGCCAGCTTGTCTCTTGGCATACCCGGTTGGATGCGGTTCATTACCTTCGTGAGCAGATAGGCATTGTACGGCGAGATGCGGACGCCTATACGGATGACGGGGATGACGGACCGTGGGATCGGGACTTGCTCAATGATGTTGGTTTTGATTCCGGTGACGGAGATACGCGACTAAGGAAGAACGAGTTTGGAATTGCGTCGTTCTCGCCGACGGCACTGGAAGCGGCGTATATTCGGATAGAGTGGGAGGATGGCCGGGTTGGGAGATTCAAGATCTCAAATTCGGGACTCGTTGAGCGAGCAGTAGTTATCGGCGATGGCGGAAGAGACAAGGCGCTGGAGGCTACGCTTACTAGGGGAGATAGGAAGGTGCTCACAGTCCTAGACCGGCTGAGGAAGCACACGCCGCTTAGAAGAGGTAGTGATACGGCGTCGATTTCGGAGTAG
- a CDS encoding flavin-containing monooxygenase (COG:Q;~EggNog:ENOG410PFFP;~InterPro:IPR020946,IPR036188;~PFAM:PF07992,PF13738,PF13450;~go_function: GO:0004499 - N,N-dimethylaniline monooxygenase activity [Evidence IEA];~go_function: GO:0050660 - flavin adenine dinucleotide binding [Evidence IEA];~go_function: GO:0050661 - NADP binding [Evidence IEA];~go_process: GO:0055114 - oxidation-reduction process [Evidence IEA]), whose protein sequence is MSSSPSYDVVIVGAGYSGIYLLHSLRKLGYNCRVYESGTDLGGVWHSNRYPGARVDSEGAIYQYSIPEAWQNWSFEEKFPAAQEIRDYFTHLDKTLDIKKDVEFSTTVTGAQFDKDRSKKWRVETQDGRVTTCRFLLLCVGFASQRYEPNIPGLESFKGDVYHSSSWPKDGVDVRGKKLAVIGTGASGVQIIQDLAKKAESMVVFQRTPNIALPMQQKTFSQVDKEDLKARHPTLFETCKQTFGGYLDDARPEKTFDIPIEEREAYYESLIQKGGFSFLLGAFSDFLTDAEANRDAYNYWAKRTRARITDPRKRDLLAPLEQPHPVAAKRCSLEHDYFEQYNRPNVDLVNLRDPGQAIVSITPEGVKTENGTVYAVDAIALATGFNSYTGSLTQIQGLKNTSGTTLAEEWSQDTGVKTYLGMTRKGYPNMFLAYAVHGPTALSNGPTSIEMQGRWIVDAIRKIDESGLSYIEPTAEAEDAWKAQINAIADITLFPKADSWYMGANIPGKKKEMLNWPGGLPMYQELTWKALEGWEGFVTV, encoded by the coding sequence AtgtcctcttctccctcataCGACGTCGTCATCGTTGGTGCCGGTTACTCGGGCATTTATCTCCTTCACAGTCTACGCAAACTTGGATATAATTGCCGTGTCTATGAATCTGGCACAGACCTTGGTGGCGTCTGGCACTCGAATAGGTACCCCGGAGCGCGCGTGGACTCCGAAGGAGCTATCTACCAATACTCTATCCCAGAGGCGTGGCAGAATTGGTCGTTCGAAGAGAAGTTTCCCGCAGCGCAGGAAATTCGGGACTACTTTACCCATTTAGATAAGACTCTGGATATCAAGAAAGATGTCGAGTTTTCCACGACTGTGACTGGCGCGCAGTTTGATAAGGATAGGTCAAAGAAGTGGAGGGTTGAAACGCAAGATGGGCGGGTTACGACCTGTCGGTTTTTGTTGCTCTGCGTCGGGTTTGCTTCGCAGCGGTATGAACCTAACATCCCCGGACTGGAAAGCTTCAAGGGAGACGTATACCATTCGTCGTCTTGGCCAAAGGATGGCGTGGACGTTCGTGGGAAGAAGCTTGCTGTCATTGGGACCGGAGCATCAGGCGTGCAGATTATCCAGGATCTCGCAAAGAAAGCAGAGTCAATGGTTGTATTCCAGCGAACACCCAATATCGCACTTCCAATGCAGCAAAAGACATTCTCACAGGTGGACAAAGAAGACCTGAAGGCCCGCCATCCCACTCTTTTTGAAACCTGCAAACAGACCTTTGGCGGGTATTTAGACGATGCACGCCCAGAAAAGACCTTTGACATACCAATCGAGGAAAGGGAGGCCTACTACGAGTCCCTCATACAGAAAGGCgggttttctttcctcctagGAGCGTTCAGTGACTTTTTAACGGACGCCGAAGCCAACCGCGACGCATACAATTACTGGGCAAAGCGAACACGCGCAAGAATCACCGACCCCAGAAAGAGGGACTTACTCGCCCCCCTCGAACAACCACACCCAGTCGCCGCAAAAAGATGCTCCCTGGAACACGACTATTTCGAGCAATACAACAGACCAAACGTGGATCTCGTGAACCTCCGCGATCCAGGGCAAGCCATTGTCTCGATAACACCGGAGGGAGTCAAGACCGAAAACGGGACTGTTTACGCCGTCGACGCAATCGCCCTCGCTACGGGTTTCAACAGTTACACGGGAAGCTTAACTCAGATTCAAGGGCTCAAGAATACATCGGGCACCACACTCGCAGAGGAATGGAGCCAGGACACCGGCGTCAAAACGTACCTAGGTATGACGCGGAAGGGGTACCCGAATATGTTCCTCGCATATGCTGTCCATGGACCGACGGCGCTGAGTAACGGGCCGACTTCGATTGAGATGCAAGGACGGTGGATTGTGGATGCAATTCGGAAGATTGATGAGAGCGGCCTGAGTTATATTGAGCCGACGGCTGAGGCAGAGGATGCGTGGAAGGCGCAGATTAATGCCATCGCCGATATTACGCTGTTCCCAAAGGCGGATTCGTGGTATATGGGTGCGAATATaccggggaagaagaaggaaatgTTGAATTGGCCTGGGGGTTTGCCCATGTATCAGGAGCTTACTTGGAAAGCGTTGGAGGGGTGGGAAGGGTTTGTTACTGTTTAG
- a CDS encoding putative esterase/lipase (CAZy:CE10;~COG:V;~EggNog:ENOG410PWZP;~InterPro:IPR029058,IPR013094;~MEROPS:MER0036033;~PFAM:PF00326,PF07859;~SMCOG1066:alpha/beta hydrolase domain-containing protein;~antiSMASH:Cluster_3.8;~go_function: GO:0016787 - hydrolase activity [Evidence IEA]) encodes MFWLTYLYCKVVAVLIRTIARSRLSTAKPDDVRQIQSREPSRSIKIHVYESGTGSKPAPVLINFHGSGFILPLHGSDDEFCRLVNQRTGYAVLDAQYRLAPEHPFPAALNDVEDVVNWVLQQPDNFDRARIAISGFSAGGNLALAASSTLFPRETFHAVLTFYPPVDLDTDPGSKAPPDPTGTPLPAFLARLFDKCYIPSSHDKKDPRISPYYAHPDCFPSRVLMITAAGDSLAQEAEELAVKLGKEAGGKVVSQRMEGCDHGWNISPKNTVQREARDQAYNMVFALLNER; translated from the coding sequence ATGTTCTGGCTCACATATCTTTACTGCAAAGTGGTGGCAGTCCTGATACGGACCATTGCCCGTTCCAGGCTATCCACCGCGAAACCGGATGACGTTCGTCAGATCCAGTCGCGAGAGCCTTCAAGAAGCATCAAAATCCATGTCTACGAGTCTGGAACCGGATCGAAGCCTGCCCCAGTTCTTATAAACTTCCACGGGAGTGGATTtattctccctctccatggATCGGACGACGAATTCTGTCGGTTAGTGAACCAGAGGACTGGATATGCAGTTCTAGATGCCCAGTACCGGCTGGCACCGGAACACCCATTCCCAGCGGCGCTCAACGACGTTGAGGATGTGGTAAATTGGgtactgcagcagccagacaACTTCGACCGAGCTCGAATCGCCATTTCAGGTTTCAGTGCAGGAGGTAATCTCGCTCTAGCTGCCTCATCGACTCTGTTTCCTCGCGAGACGTTTCATGCTGTTCTCACCTTCTACCCGCCCGTTGACCTTGATACCGATCCCGGTTCAAAAGCGCCTCCAGATCCCACCGGAACTCCCCTTCCCGCGTTTCTGGCTCGGCTGTTTGACAAGTGCTACATCCCCTCGTCGCATGACAAAAAAGACCCTCGGATTTCGCCGTATTATGCACACCCCGATTGCTTCCCTAGCCGTGTCCTGATGATAACGGCAGCCGGGGACAGCCTGGCGCAAGAAGCCGAGGAACTGGCGGTCAAGTTAGGGAAGGAGGCTGGCGGCAAAGTGGTCTCCCAGAGAATGGAGGGCTGCGACCATGGTTGGAACATCTCGCCCAAGAATACGGTGCAACGGGAGGCAAGAGACCAAGCATACAACAtggtttttgctttgttgaaTGAGCGGTGA